From the Mycoplasma putrefaciens KS1 genome, the window CCAAAATTAAAAAAATTCATTTAGTAAAACAATTAAGAAAAGAAATTGGTTTAGTTTTTCAATTTCCTGAATACCAGCTATTTCAAGAAACAGTTAAAAAAGATATTGCTTTTGGACCAGTTCATTTAGGAGAAAACAAAGAAGAAGTTTATAAAAAAATTCCTGAACTATTAGAATTAGTACAACTACCTATTGAATGTGCAGAACGTTCTCCTTTTGAATTGTCTGGAGGTCAAAAGCGTCGTGTTGCAGTAGCTGGAATAATTGCAATGCAAGGCAACACACTTGTACTTGACGAACCAACTGGTGGACTAGATCCTAAAGGTGAAGATGATTTTATGAACTTGTTTGAGAAGTTAAATAAAGAGTTTAAAAAACGTATTATCATGGTTACACACAATATGGATCAAGTTTTAAGAATCGCTGATGAAGTAATTGTGATGCATAATGGAAAAGTGATTGAAGTTGGTTCACCATTTGAAATTTTTTCAAACATTGAATTATTAAAAAAGATTGAAATTGATCCTCCAAAGCTTTATCAATTAATGTATAAATTAAAAGACAAAAAAATTAACTTATTAAATAAACAAATTAGAACCATTGAAGATTTTGCAATTGCAC encodes:
- a CDS encoding energy-coupling factor transporter ATPase; protein product: MWSLNKKKSAQNQQFDFSKDIVLQDVSYTYSKGSPFEHKALENTNLTFKKNKITCVIGTTGSGKSTMIQLTNGLIVTETGQTLVGDYPIPAKIKKIHLVKQLRKEIGLVFQFPEYQLFQETVKKDIAFGPVHLGENKEEVYKKIPELLELVQLPIECAERSPFELSGGQKRRVAVAGIIAMQGNTLVLDEPTGGLDPKGEDDFMNLFEKLNKEFKKRIIMVTHNMDQVLRIADEVIVMHNGKVIEVGSPFEIFSNIELLKKIEIDPPKLYQLMYKLKDKKINLLNKQIRTIEDFAIALAKIKKVEGK